GAGTACTACGTCGAGCCGGAGAACACCGGCTGGAGCGAGGAGAAGGTGGCCGCGGTCCAGGCCACCGCGATGATGGAGTTCGCCAAGAGCGGCGTCACCACCGCCCTGTACTGGAACCCGCAGAAGAAGCCGGCCGGTGAGTGCCACGGCTGCCTCTGGGTGCCCGGGCGCGGCGCCGAGATGCCGATGGCGGGGCTGCTCAGCGGGTTCGTCAAGTGGTTCCCGACCAACGCGAGGCTGGAGCAGGTGGTCACGAGCGACCCGAAGGTGCGCGTGCTGGCCCAGCCGAACCAGATGGTGATGGTCAACACCACCGACGCCGACCTGACCGCGACCGTCGACGGCAAGGCGTTCACGTTCAAGCCTTACGAGATCAAGTGGAGCCAGCGGGCCCGCGCCTAGGACGCGGCGGCGATCAGCTCGGCGAGGATCTGGCAGCCGCGCCGCACGTCGGGCAGTGCGGCCGAGCCGTACCCGATGACCAGACCGTGCACCTGCGACTCGGCGTGGTGATGACGGACCGTGGTGTCCAGCAGGACGCCGCGGGAGGCGGCCGCGCTCACGATCCCCCGCACCTCGGACGGCGGTAGCTCGGCCAGGACGTGCAGCCCCGCGGTGTCGCCGCGCAGGCGGCAGACCGGGCCGAGGATCTCGACCACGGCGGCGCGGCGGCGGGCATACTCCAGCCGCATCCGGCGCAGGTGCCGGTCGAGGTCCCCGCGCTCCAGCAGGGTCGCGACCGCCTGCTGGACAGGACCGCTGGTGCGGTCGGACAGGTCCTGGCGAATCTCGGCGATCCTGCTCAGCAGCGCGGGCTCGCCCACGAGCCAGCCCACGCCCACGTCCGGGGCCAGCGACTTCGACAGCGTGCCGAGCAGCACCACCCGCGACGGGTCGAGGCCGTAGAGGGCGGGCAGCGGGGCCACGTCGTAGCGGAACTCGGCGTCGTAGTCGTCCTCGACCACCATCGCCCCGGTACGCCGCGCCCAGGCCAGCAGCCGTTCCCTGCGCGGGATGGGCAGGCGGCCGCCCATCGGGTACTGGTGGGCGGGGGTGGTGTAGAGGACCCGCAGGTCCGAGGGGAGCCCGGAGACGATGACGCCGTCCTCGTCCACGGGGCAGGGCACGATCGTGGCGCCCCTGGCCGCGAAGACGTTGCGGGCCACGCGGTAGCCGGGGTCCTCCACCCCCGCCCTCGCGCCGGGCCCGAGGAGAGCGAGGGCGACCAGGTCGAGGCCGTTGCCGGTGCCCCTGGTGACCAGGATGTTCTCCGGGCCGACCGCGATCGCCCTGGACCTGCGCAGGTGCCCGGCGAGCAGCTCGCGCAGGCGGGGCAGGCCGTAGGGGTCGGGATCGTCGCCGGGCGGCAGGTCGGCGGCCTTGCGCCAGGCCCGCTTCCACGCGGCCGCGTCGTAGTCCTTGACCCACGGCTCGCCCGGCGTGAGGTCGATCAGCGGCGCGGCCCGCCGTACCGGCTCGGCCACGGGCGGGGCGGGCGTCTGACGGGCGGGTGGCGCGGCGTCGGTGGACAGGTCGGCCACGAAGGTGCCTGAGCCGTGCCTGCCATCCAGCCACCCCTCCGCGTAGAGCTGCTGGTAGGCCTCGGTGACCACGGTACGGCTGACGCCGAGCTGCGCGGCCAGCCCCCGCGAGGACGGCAGGCGGGTCCCCGCGGTGAGCGCGCCCGCCCGCATGGCCTCGCGCAGCCAGTCGCCCAGCTGGACGGAGAGGGGCAGCGCCGAGTCCCTGGACAGGGAGACGGGAAGGTCGATGAGCGTGCGCAAGGAAGTGGTCCCCGAGAAGCGGTTATTAGTGGACATTAACGACAGGTCCACTATCTCAATACCGTGACAGCATGCTCTCCACCACACCCCGCACGACGCTCGGCCGCGAGAAGCACCGCGGCAGCACCGACAGGAACGATCTCTACGAGGTGCTCGACACCGGGCTCATCTGCCATCTGGGCGTGGTGGTGAACGGTCACCCGATGGTCGTGCCCACGGGCTACGGCCGCATCGGCGACACCCTCTACCTGCACGGCTCCACCGGCGCCCGGTCGCTGCGCGCCGGACAGGGCAGCCAGGTCTGCGTGACCGTCACCCATCTCGACGGTCTCGTGCTGGCGCGCTCGGTCTTCAACCACTCCGTCAACTTCCGCTCGGCCATCATCTACGGCGAGGCCAGGCTGGTGACCGACGAGCAGGAGCGCCTGGACGGGCTGCGCGCGCTGACCGAACAGCTGGCCCCCGGTCAGTGGGACTACGCGAGGCGGCCCACCCGCAAGGAACTGGCGGCCACAGCGGTTCTGGCCCTGTCGCTGGAGGAGGCGTCGGTGAAGCTGCGCGCGGGCGCCCCCGAGGACGAGAAGGAGGACTACGCGCTGCCCATCTGGGCCGGGGTGCTGCCGATGGTCTCGTCGTGGGGCGCCCCGGTGCCCGATCCGGCCCTTCCACCGGGCATCGCGACACCTGCCCATATTCGGGACCGTTGACAGCAAACCAGGGCGCCCGTTCAGTCGTCTCATCAGGTGGGCCACACTCCTGATGGGAGAGCGCCATGGCATGGAGCGTCCCCGGCTACACCGAGGTGCGCCAGCTCGGCTCGGGCGGCAGCGGCAGGGTCGTCCTCGCCGTGCACGACGACACGGGCGCCGACGTCGCGATCAAGTACCTCTCCGAGCGCGTACGGCACGAGCCGGGGGCGCTGGCCGCCTTCCGGGCGGAGGCGGAGCTCCTGACCACGCTGGTGGACCCGCATATCGCCAGGATGTGGGAGTACGTCCAGGAGCCCGAGGGCGCCGCGATCGTCATGGAGCTGGTCAACGGCGTCTCCCTGCGGGCGCTGCTGCGCGAGAACGGCACGACGGGCCCCGAGGCGGCGCTCGTCGTGCTCAAGGGGTCGCTGCTCGGCCTGGAGCGGGCGCACATCGCGCATCTGGTGCACCGCGACTACAAGCCGGAGAACGTGATCGTCAGGGACGACGGGATCAGCAAGCTCGTCGACTTCGGCATCGCCGTCCGGCACGGCACGGCCACGCGGGCCACGGGCACCCCGCCCTACATGGCGCCCGAGCTGTGGTCGGGCCGGCCCGCCTCCCCCGCGACCGACGTCTACGCGGCCACGGTCGTCTTCTTCGAGTGCCTGACGGGACACCGGCCCTACCGCTCGACCGAGTCGCACGTGCTCGGCTACCAGCACCTGTACGCGCCCGTCCCGATCCATGACGCCCCGGAGGAGATGCGGGAGCTGATCGGGCGCGGGCTGGCCAAGGATCCCGCCGAGCGTCCGCCGAGCGCGGCGGCGTTCGTGGCCGAGGTGGAGGCGGCCGCGGTGGCGGCCTACGGGGAGGAGTGGGAGGAGCGGGGCAGGCGGCGGCTGGCCGCGCTCGTCGGCCTGCTGGCGTTCCTGCTGCCGCTGCCCGAGCCGCCGCCGCCCGCCGCGGGCTCCACGTTCTTCCGCACGGTCTTCGACGCCGCGCGGCGCAACGGCAGGCGGCTGCTGATGGGCACCACGGCGACGGTCGCCGCGGCGGGGGCCGCGGTGTACGTGCTGGCCAGTGCCGAGCCGCCGCCCGCGACGACGGTCGACGCGGTGGCGGCGGCGCCGTCCCTCACGCCCGAGCTGCCCAGCCCCGCCTCGGTGCCCTCCGAGAGCGCCGAGGCTGGCGGCCGAGGCGGCACGGAACCCGGCGGAGAGCCCGGCGGGGCGACGACCTTACCGCCAGGGCCCGCGACCACCCCGACCGTCCCGCCCCCTACCGCGAAGCCGCCCACCACCGCGCCTCCCACAACCGCGCCTCCCACCACGAAGCCTCCCACCACGAAGCCTCCGACGGTCACGCCGACGCCGTCGCCCAGGCCGCCGACCGCGGTGTCGGCGCTGGACGTCGGCGGGCTCACCGTCGGCGCCGACGCCGTGGCCGCCGCGACCGTCTCCCTCCGCACCACCGGCACGGACGCCGTCACGGTGACGGCCCGCTTCGCGGTCGACGGCGAGGTCGTGCGCACCGCCACCAGCCGGGTGCGCGGCGCCGTGTCCTACACCCGCTCCTTCAGCCACGGCCTCGGCGAGCGGGCGTGCGGCAGGACCGTCACGCTCACGGTGTCCACCTCGCCGGCCGCCCCCGGCGGCGCGAAGAGCGTCAGCGCGGCCGTCCCCGCGTGCCCCACGCGGGTGACGGGCCTGCGCGTCTCGCTCGACCTGGCCAAGGCGCCAGGCAGGGCCGTGACGGCACGGGTCTTCGTGGCGACCAGCGGCACGGGCCAGGTCGGGATGCGGGCCTTCGTCGCGCTCGACGGGGAGCGGGTGGCCACCACGTCCGCCTCGCTGTCCGGCCGTGACAGCTACACCAGGGACGTCACCCACACCTTCGCCCAGCGTCCGTGCGGGAGGACGGTGACGGTGACCGTCAGGGCCGGCGGCAGGCAGGCCACCGCCAGGACCGGGGTGCCGTGCGAGGCCGCGGTGCGGCGGGTCTCCATCGCCCGCGCCTCGCTCGACGCCCGCGGTCGGGCGACCGCCATCGTGACCGTCGCGACCACGACCACCCAGCCGGTACGGCTCAGCGTGACCTACACCCTCGCCGGACGCGTCCAGCACACCGAGTCGCTCGACCTGTCGGGACAGACCGCCTACACCAGGACGGTCGCCTTCACGTTCGCCAAGGCGCCGTGCGGATCGGCCTGGGGCGTGACGGTCGCGACCGCCCCCTCGGCGGCCAACGGGAGCGACTCCGGCGGCGGCACGACCCCCGCCTGCCGGCCGCAGGTCGAGACCGAGAGTCCAAAACCGGACGATTCACAGCAAGATACCGAAAATATCAACCCTGATCTTGGTCTGGACCGTTACTAATGAGAAACGTGCGTAATGGACCGCATCCGAACATATGACCTTGTCCCACCGCCTTTCGGCGGTTCCCACCGCACGTTTCTCATTAGTAAGCTACGCTCCGTCTGATGTGGGTGGGGGCCCAGATAGATCCGAGGTGGTCTGATGGACCGGTGGGGGGTCCCCGGTTATACCGAGATACGTGAGCTGGGCACCGGAGCCTCAGGGCGGGTGGTCCTGGCTCGACGCGATCACGACGGCGTCGAGGTCGCGATCAAGTACCTGTCCGACCGGCTGCGCGACGACGTCGGCTTCGTGGCCAGGTTCCGGCACGAGGCGCGGCTGCTGGGCAGCATGCGCAGCCCGCACAACGTCCGCCTGATCGGGTACGTCGAGGACGGCCAGGGCACGGCGATCATCATGGAGCTGATCAGCGGCGTCACGCTGCGCGCCCTGATCGACTCCGAGGGGCCGACGGGTCCCGAGGCCGCGCTGGCCGTGCTCAAGGGCTCCCTGCAGGGGCTGGCGGCGGCGCACGCGATCGGCGTGGTCCACCGCGACTTCAAGCCCGAGAACGTGATGGTCCAGGGCGACGGCAGCAGCAAGCTGGTCGACTTCGGCATCGCGGTGCGGCAGGGCGAGGGCGTCAACGCCGCGGGCACTCCCGCCTACATGGCCCCTGAGCAGTGGTCGGGCGGCCCCGCCTCGCCCGCGGGCGACGTCTACGCCGCGACGATCGTGTTCTTCGAGTGCCTCACCGGCATGCGGCCCTTCCGCGCCACCACGGTCCCCGCGCTGGCCAGGCAGCACCACGCCACGCCGCCGCCGATCGAGGAGGTGCCGGAGGCGTTGCAGCCGCTCGTCGAGCGGGGCCTGTCCAAGCATCCGGTGGAGCGACCGCCCTCGGCCGAGGCCTTCCTCTCCGAGCTGGAGAGCGTGGCGGCGCGGGCCTATGGTCTCGACTGGGAGGAGCGGGGCAGGCGGCGCCTGGCGCGGCTGGCCGGGCTGCTGCTCGTGCTCTTCCCCGGGGCGCCGGAGGAGCCGGCCGACACCGGCACGTCGCTGGCCGAGACGGAGTTCGCCGAGCCGCGGAGCCTGCTGGCCAGGCTGGGCATGAAGACGCTGGTCGGCATCGGGCTGGTGGCGGTGATCGGCACGGTCACCACCGTGCTGCTCACCTCGGGCGACGACGATCCCGCGCTGCGGGCGCAGACCTCGCCCTTGACCCCGAGCGCCCCGACGTCGCTGATCGAGGCGCCCTCCCCGTCGGAGTCCGTCTCGGCGGAGCCGACGCAGGAGGAGCCGTCCGCCGAGACGACGCCCACGGCCACCACCACGGCCACCACCACGGCGCCGACACCGTCGGTGGCCGCCGTGTCGCCGACCACCGCCACGCCCACTCCCAGCCCGTCGAAGCGGCCGATCAAGGCATCGCCCCGGCCGCCGCGTCCGAAGGCGACCAGGACGCCGTCGCCGACGCCCACGCCTGACGAGTCGTTGCGCGGCAGGGCGGACAACGATCCGCCGGCCTCGCCGTCCCGCACGCCGTCGGAGCCCGCGACGACCTCGGCCGCGCCCCCTCCTCCCCCGCCGTCGACGGCGTCGAGCAGCGCCAGCGCGAGTCCGACCTCCGACACCGAGAGTCCCG
This window of the Nonomuraea africana genome carries:
- a CDS encoding PLP-dependent aminotransferase family protein, with product MSTNNRFSGTTSLRTLIDLPVSLSRDSALPLSVQLGDWLREAMRAGALTAGTRLPSSRGLAAQLGVSRTVVTEAYQQLYAEGWLDGRHGSGTFVADLSTDAAPPARQTPAPPVAEPVRRAAPLIDLTPGEPWVKDYDAAAWKRAWRKAADLPPGDDPDPYGLPRLRELLAGHLRRSRAIAVGPENILVTRGTGNGLDLVALALLGPGARAGVEDPGYRVARNVFAARGATIVPCPVDEDGVIVSGLPSDLRVLYTTPAHQYPMGGRLPIPRRERLLAWARRTGAMVVEDDYDAEFRYDVAPLPALYGLDPSRVVLLGTLSKSLAPDVGVGWLVGEPALLSRIAEIRQDLSDRTSGPVQQAVATLLERGDLDRHLRRMRLEYARRRAAVVEILGPVCRLRGDTAGLHVLAELPPSEVRGIVSAAASRGVLLDTTVRHHHAESQVHGLVIGYGSAALPDVRRGCQILAELIAAAS
- a CDS encoding serine/threonine-protein kinase; this encodes MDRWGVPGYTEIRELGTGASGRVVLARRDHDGVEVAIKYLSDRLRDDVGFVARFRHEARLLGSMRSPHNVRLIGYVEDGQGTAIIMELISGVTLRALIDSEGPTGPEAALAVLKGSLQGLAAAHAIGVVHRDFKPENVMVQGDGSSKLVDFGIAVRQGEGVNAAGTPAYMAPEQWSGGPASPAGDVYAATIVFFECLTGMRPFRATTVPALARQHHATPPPIEEVPEALQPLVERGLSKHPVERPPSAEAFLSELESVAARAYGLDWEERGRRRLARLAGLLLVLFPGAPEEPADTGTSLAETEFAEPRSLLARLGMKTLVGIGLVAVIGTVTTVLLTSGDDDPALRAQTSPLTPSAPTSLIEAPSPSESVSAEPTQEEPSAETTPTATTTATTTAPTPSVAAVSPTTATPTPSPSKRPIKASPRPPRPKATRTPSPTPTPDESLRGRADNDPPASPSRTPSEPATTSAAPPPPPPSTASSSASASPTSDTESPDTETPRETDTEGARVTESPADVLAQAPAALLALGLVTSGAVPVTLAVKRRVAGRHRRKS
- a CDS encoding pyridoxamine 5'-phosphate oxidase family protein, with the protein product MLSTTPRTTLGREKHRGSTDRNDLYEVLDTGLICHLGVVVNGHPMVVPTGYGRIGDTLYLHGSTGARSLRAGQGSQVCVTVTHLDGLVLARSVFNHSVNFRSAIIYGEARLVTDEQERLDGLRALTEQLAPGQWDYARRPTRKELAATAVLALSLEEASVKLRAGAPEDEKEDYALPIWAGVLPMVSSWGAPVPDPALPPGIATPAHIRDR
- a CDS encoding serine/threonine-protein kinase; this translates as MAWSVPGYTEVRQLGSGGSGRVVLAVHDDTGADVAIKYLSERVRHEPGALAAFRAEAELLTTLVDPHIARMWEYVQEPEGAAIVMELVNGVSLRALLRENGTTGPEAALVVLKGSLLGLERAHIAHLVHRDYKPENVIVRDDGISKLVDFGIAVRHGTATRATGTPPYMAPELWSGRPASPATDVYAATVVFFECLTGHRPYRSTESHVLGYQHLYAPVPIHDAPEEMRELIGRGLAKDPAERPPSAAAFVAEVEAAAVAAYGEEWEERGRRRLAALVGLLAFLLPLPEPPPPAAGSTFFRTVFDAARRNGRRLLMGTTATVAAAGAAVYVLASAEPPPATTVDAVAAAPSLTPELPSPASVPSESAEAGGRGGTEPGGEPGGATTLPPGPATTPTVPPPTAKPPTTAPPTTAPPTTKPPTTKPPTVTPTPSPRPPTAVSALDVGGLTVGADAVAAATVSLRTTGTDAVTVTARFAVDGEVVRTATSRVRGAVSYTRSFSHGLGERACGRTVTLTVSTSPAAPGGAKSVSAAVPACPTRVTGLRVSLDLAKAPGRAVTARVFVATSGTGQVGMRAFVALDGERVATTSASLSGRDSYTRDVTHTFAQRPCGRTVTVTVRAGGRQATARTGVPCEAAVRRVSIARASLDARGRATAIVTVATTTTQPVRLSVTYTLAGRVQHTESLDLSGQTAYTRTVAFTFAKAPCGSAWGVTVATAPSAANGSDSGGGTTPACRPQVETESPKPDDSQQDTENINPDLGLDRY